A single genomic interval of Cucumis sativus cultivar 9930 chromosome 5, Cucumber_9930_V3, whole genome shotgun sequence harbors:
- the LOC101207417 gene encoding ankyrin repeat and SAM domain-containing protein 6 isoform X1, giving the protein MSNPRVTITLGRSGQVVKRGVSSSSAADFAQSYVDSGPEPRRKRYIERSADNAEDLFSSTNKRQRGVDFHSSLSGGERRSARGYVSSYSNKAYRVGQNDLRLKLMRKNQSKKIGIGEEHSRMDLHNRFSKNSLPSTSGDAVHRRHEFRGSNLIRQTHSRESADDLYLEHSQRKSTVSYVDRMRVRSPDGVMKSSMGRSPPKYDAEFRRGSSMREADQSRDEWFLRNGIADSYRTVDSASAKMKAPLPVSGRAAKDHTAISGSMQRSSPMGELPLSVAGLLNSLGLGKYAIHFQAEEIDMTALRQMEDKDLKELGIPMGPRKKILLALLPRSKQPLPPSLSMARA; this is encoded by the exons ATGTCGAACCCCCGTGTCACCATCACTCTCGGCCGCTCTGGTCAG GTGGTGAAGAGAGgagtttcttcatcttctgcTGCTGACTTTGCACAATCCTATGTTGATTCTGGACCTGAGCCAAGAAGAAAACGATATATTGAGCGATCAGCTGATAATGCAGAGGATTTGTTCTCATCCACGAATAAAcg GCAACGTGGAGTTGATTTTCATTCCAGTTTAAGTGGCGGCGAAAGGAGAAGTG cTCGTGGTTACGTCAGTTCTTATTCAAATAAAGCCTACAGAGTTGGTCAAAATGATCTTCGCTTGAAACTTATGCGCAAAAATCAATCTAAGAAAATTGGTATTGGGGAAGAACACTCAAGGATGGATTTACACAATCGATTTTCGAAAAATTCTCTGCCCTCAACTAGTGGAGATGCAGTACATCGTAGGCATGAATTTAGAGGGAGCAATCTTATAAGACAAACGCATTCCAGAGAAAGTGCCGATGATCTATACCTAGAACATTCACAGAGGAAAAGTACTGTTTCCTATGTTGACAGGATGAGAGTTAGATCCCCAGATGGGGTCATGAAAAGCTCCATGGGGCGTTCACCTCCTAAATACGATGCTGAGTTTAGGAGAGGTTCCTCTATGAGAGAAGCTGATCAATCAAGAGATGAATGGTTTCTTAGAAACGGCATTGCTGACAGTTACAGGACTGTAGACTCTGCATCTGCGAAAATGAAAGCTCCCCTCCCTGTATCTGGCAGGGCAGCTAAGGATCACACAGCAATAAGTGGCAGCATGCAGAGAAGTTCCCCAATG GGGGAGCTTCCTCTTTCTGTTGCTGGCTTGTTGAATTCGCTTGGTTTGGGGAAATACGCCATTCATTTTCAGGCAGAAGAG ATTGATATGACAGCTTTAAGACAGATGGAGGACAAGGATCTTAAAGAGTTGGGGATACCGATG GGCCCAAGGAAAAAGATTCTTCTCGCCCTGTTGCCCCGTTCTAAGCAGCCACTGCCACCATCACTCTCAATGGCTCGTGCATAG
- the LOC101207417 gene encoding ankyrin repeat and SAM domain-containing protein 6 isoform X2, which yields MSNPRVTITLGRSGQVVKRGVSSSSAADFAQSYVDSGPEPRRKRYIERSADNAEDLFSSTNKRQRGVDFHSSLSGGERRSAYRVGQNDLRLKLMRKNQSKKIGIGEEHSRMDLHNRFSKNSLPSTSGDAVHRRHEFRGSNLIRQTHSRESADDLYLEHSQRKSTVSYVDRMRVRSPDGVMKSSMGRSPPKYDAEFRRGSSMREADQSRDEWFLRNGIADSYRTVDSASAKMKAPLPVSGRAAKDHTAISGSMQRSSPMGELPLSVAGLLNSLGLGKYAIHFQAEEIDMTALRQMEDKDLKELGIPMGPRKKILLALLPRSKQPLPPSLSMARA from the exons ATGTCGAACCCCCGTGTCACCATCACTCTCGGCCGCTCTGGTCAG GTGGTGAAGAGAGgagtttcttcatcttctgcTGCTGACTTTGCACAATCCTATGTTGATTCTGGACCTGAGCCAAGAAGAAAACGATATATTGAGCGATCAGCTGATAATGCAGAGGATTTGTTCTCATCCACGAATAAAcg GCAACGTGGAGTTGATTTTCATTCCAGTTTAAGTGGCGGCGAAAGGAGAAGTG CCTACAGAGTTGGTCAAAATGATCTTCGCTTGAAACTTATGCGCAAAAATCAATCTAAGAAAATTGGTATTGGGGAAGAACACTCAAGGATGGATTTACACAATCGATTTTCGAAAAATTCTCTGCCCTCAACTAGTGGAGATGCAGTACATCGTAGGCATGAATTTAGAGGGAGCAATCTTATAAGACAAACGCATTCCAGAGAAAGTGCCGATGATCTATACCTAGAACATTCACAGAGGAAAAGTACTGTTTCCTATGTTGACAGGATGAGAGTTAGATCCCCAGATGGGGTCATGAAAAGCTCCATGGGGCGTTCACCTCCTAAATACGATGCTGAGTTTAGGAGAGGTTCCTCTATGAGAGAAGCTGATCAATCAAGAGATGAATGGTTTCTTAGAAACGGCATTGCTGACAGTTACAGGACTGTAGACTCTGCATCTGCGAAAATGAAAGCTCCCCTCCCTGTATCTGGCAGGGCAGCTAAGGATCACACAGCAATAAGTGGCAGCATGCAGAGAAGTTCCCCAATG GGGGAGCTTCCTCTTTCTGTTGCTGGCTTGTTGAATTCGCTTGGTTTGGGGAAATACGCCATTCATTTTCAGGCAGAAGAG ATTGATATGACAGCTTTAAGACAGATGGAGGACAAGGATCTTAAAGAGTTGGGGATACCGATG GGCCCAAGGAAAAAGATTCTTCTCGCCCTGTTGCCCCGTTCTAAGCAGCCACTGCCACCATCACTCTCAATGGCTCGTGCATAG
- the LOC101207663 gene encoding ferredoxin-thioredoxin reductase catalytic chain, chloroplastic — protein sequence MILQASSFNIAVPLYGSSLGCSRHRHVVRAQAEPSEKSVEIMRKFSEQYARKSGTYFCVDKGVTAVVIKGLADHKDTLGAPLCPCRHYDDKPAEVAQGFWNCPCVPMRERKECHCMLFLTPENDFAGNDQAISLEDIRATTANM from the exons ATGATTCTACAAGCTTCATCCTTCAATATCGCCGTTCCACTCTACGGTTCCTCCCTCGGATGTTCCCGTCACCGCCATGTTGTACGAGCTCAAG CGGAACCATCCGAGAAGTCGGTTGAAATAATGAGGAAATTCTCGGAGCAGTATGCCCGTAAGTCAGGAACCTATTTCTGTGTAGACAAGGGGGTTACTGCTGTTGTAATCAAG GGACTGGCAGATCACAAAGATACACTGGGAGCACCACTTTGTCCTTGTCG gCATTATGATGACAAACCTGCTGAGGTTGCACAAGGTTTTTGGAACTGTCCATGTGTGCCAATGAGAGAGAG GAAAGAGTGTCACTGCATGCTTTTCCTGACTCCGGAAAATGACTTTGCCGGCAATGATCAG GCAATCTCTTTGGAAGATATCAGGGCAACAACAGCAAACATGTAA
- the LOC101206931 gene encoding protein CREG1 produces MASGIFCGLFHYLFFVYLAFSFVGLQNFVLGRLIFVSKPDPDNAASTARWLVSQNSWGILSTISSDFGGAPFGNVVSYSDGPPNEGQGIPYFYLTTLDPTAKYAISDERASFTLSEYPIGTCGKIDPENPTCAKITLIGKLKQMEPNSKEVEFAKTSLFSKHAEMKNWPKGHDFRFYKLVIESIFLIDWFGGPKPLTVDQYLHLKPNELTSTV; encoded by the exons ATGGCAAGTGGTATCTTCTGTGGTCTGTTTCACTATCTGTTTTTTGTGTATTTGGCATTTTCTTTTGTGGGATTGCAGAATTTTGTTCTGGGTCGGTTGATCTTCGTTTCAAAACCCGACCCGGATAATGCTGCGTCCACTGCTCGTTGGTTGGTTTCTCAGAATTCATGGGGAATCTTGAG CACCATCTCAAGTGATTTCGGAGGAGCGCCTTTTGG GAATGTGGTTTCGTATAGTGATGGGCCGCCAAACGAAGGCCAGGGCATACCATATTTCTACTTAACTACTCTCGACCCAACTGCAAAGTATGCAATCTCTGATGAGAGAGCTTCATTTACACTCAGCGAGTACCCTATTGGAACTTGTGGCAAGATTGATCCAGAAAACCCGACGTGCGCAAAAATTACGTTAATCGGGAAG CTGAAGCAGATGGAGCCTAATTCCAAAGAAGTAGAGTTTGCTAAAACTTCCTTGTTCTCAAAGCATGCAGAGATGAAAA ACTGGCCAAAGGGTCACGATTTTCGATTCTACAAATTGGTAATAGAGAGCATATTCTTGATCGATTGGTTTGGTGGACCTAAGCCTCTTACAGTCGATCAATATCTTCATTTGAAACC GAATGAGCTCACATCCACTGTATGA
- the LOC101215286 gene encoding metalloendoproteinase 1: protein MAFKSLQLLFLILASIASHVISKHNSILSPRRLYGCRKDDNVEGIHSIKKYLQRYGYLSHNTSTDSNIIELNSNKFDDSLESAIRLYQKWSHLNVSGIIDQETLDQMFQPRCGVPDVFKFNSSKNLEDDLEMSSHYALFPNNEKWPDYKRHLTYMFTNNFPIDFVPSMTEAMARWAAQSLFTFSEASDAQSADINISFQVKDHADGFAFDGPGGVVGHAFAPTDGRLHLDGDDTWSAGLEEKKVNVMNAALHELGHVLGLAHSTLPQAVMWPYIESNALKNLNDDDIAGIHALYP from the coding sequence ATGGCGTTCAAGTCTCTCCAACTGCTCTTCCTTATTCTCGCTTCCATTGCATCTCATGTAATCTCCaaacacaattcaattttatctcCTCGACGTCTGTATGGATGTCGTAAAGACGACAATGTAGAAGGAATCCATAGCATTAAAAAATACCTTCAACGTTATGGTTACTTATCACACAACACGAGTACTGATTCCAATATCATTGAACTTAACAGTAACAAGTTCGACGATTCCCTAGAATCTGCCATTAGATTATACCAGAAATGGTCTCACCTCAATGTAAGTGGGATTATCGACCAAGAAACATTAGATCAAATGTTCCAACCACGCTGTGGAGTACCAGATGTCTTCAAATTTAACTCAAGTAAGAATCTTGAGGATGATCTTGAAATGTCATCTCATTACGCTTTATTCCCAAACAACGAAAAATGGCCAGATTACAAACGTCACCTAACCTACATGTTTACCAACAATTTTCCAATTGACTTTGTGCCATCAATGACTGAGGCTATGGCTCGATGGGCAGCCCAGTCACTATTCACATTCTCAGAAGCTTCGGATGCCCAAAGTGCTGACATTAATATCAGCTTTCAGGTAAAGGATCATGCAGATGGGTTTGCTTTTGATGGACCTGGAGGAGTTGTGGGTCATGCTTTTGCACCAACTGATGGGAGATTGCACTTAGATGGCGATGATACTTGGTCGGCAGGGTtggaagagaagaaggttAATGTGATGAATGCGGCACTTCATGAGCTTGGGCATGTTCTTGGTCTTGCCCATAGCACCCTTCCACAAGCTGTCATGTGGCCCTATATTGAATCCAATGCTTTAAAGAACTTGAATGATGATGATATTGCTGGAATTCATGCTTTGTACCCTTAA
- the LOC101216960 gene encoding metalloendoproteinase 5-MMP has translation MASKLCLQLCLLLAFITPHLTSARHLHNRKPSPFLFPKHLIGSSKNDSIVEGIHKVKAYLQRYGYLSNENEKKLSTDAFDDDLESAIKSYQKFSNLKVSGVLDRETLQQMSRPRCGVRDTYVSVGQQEHENKNTNIEIGGSHYTFYYNHVTWPAERRHLSYGFIHDFPPQHVDTVRRAFQTWEDNTKFSFFLSPRVQTADILVSFERGEHGDHEPFDGEGGILAHSLGAVDGRVHFDADDRWEGDPMERYDLETLALHEIGHALGLGHSSSSLAIMWAYMYKGFPKTRLTIDDIEGIRALYGS, from the coding sequence ATGGCTTCTAAGCTATGTCTCCAACTCTGCCTACTTTTGGCCTTCATTACACCTCATTTGACCTCGGCTCGTCATCTTCACAACCGCAAACCTTCTCCATTTCTATTTCCCAAGCATCTCATAGGAAGTAGTAAAAACGATAGCATCGTGGAAGGAATTCATAAAGTCAAGGCTTACCTTCAACGTTACGGTTACTTAAgcaatgaaaatgaaaaaaaattgagtacAGATGCATTCGATGACGACTTGGAATCCGCCATTAAATCGTACCAAAAATTCTCCAACCTTAAGGTAAGCGGAGTCTTAGACAGGGAGACCCTACAACAAATGTCGAGGCCTCGATGTGGGGTGAGAGACACTTATGTATCAGTAGGACAACAAGAACATGAGAATAAGAATACTAATATTGAAATTGGTGGTTCACATTACACGTTCTACTACAACCACGTAACATGGCCAGCTGAGAGGAGGCACTTGTCGTACGGATTTATCCATGATTTCCCACCGCAGCACGTCGACACAGTGCGTCGAGCTTTCCAGACATGGGAAGATAATACGAAATTTTCGTTCTTCCTATCCCCGAGAGTACAAACAGCAGACATATTGGTAAGTTTTGAGAGAGGGGAACATGGAGATCATGAACCGTTTGATGGAGAAGGGGGAATATTGGCACACTCGTTGGGAGCGGTCGATGGGAGAGTGCACTTTGACGCAGATGATCGGTGGGAAGGGGATCCTATGGAACGGTATGACCTTGAGACTCTTGCATTGCATGAGATTGGACATGCGCTTGGGCTCGGCCATAGCAGTTCCTCATTGGCCATCATGTGGGCTTATATGTACAAAGGTTTCCCCAAGACTCGCTTGACTATTGACGATATTGAAGGCATTCGTGCTTTATATGGCTCTTAA
- the LOC101216729 gene encoding metalloendoproteinase 2-MMP, translated as MAAKLCLQLFLLLAFVTPHLTSARPLHNHKSSRLLFPEHLIGSSKNDSIVEGIHKVKAYLQRYGYFSNENENNLSTDAFDDDLESAIKSYQKFSNLKVSGVLDRETLQQMSRPRCGVADNFQSVAQQDGENNNTTVQIGGSHFMFFPGKGKWPYRKWHLTYGFVHNYPMKHAAAVVRAFDKWAANSKFTFSLAWRIQTADILLSFERGDHGDGKPFDGEGGILGHAFGPIDGRVHFDADEQWAEIGSLTNENFDFESVALHEIGHALGLGHSIFPSAVMWANMETGVNKTELTIDDIEGVHALNDP; from the coding sequence ATGGCTGCTAAGTTATGTCTCCAACTCTTCCTACTTTTGGCCTTCGTTACACCTCATTTGACATCGGCTCGTCCTCTTCACAACCATAAATCATCTCGACTTCTATTTCCCGAGCATCTCATAGGAAGTAGTAAAAACGATAGCATCGTGGAAGGAATTCATAAAGTCAAGGCTTACCTTCAACGTTACGGTTATTTCAgcaatgaaaatgaaaacaatttgAGCACAGATGCATTCGACGACGACTTAGAATCCGCCATTAAATCATACCAAAAATTCTCCAACCTTAAGGTAAGTGGAGTCTTAGACAGGGAGACACTACAACAAATGTCGAGGCCTCGATGTGGGGTGGCAGACAATTTCCAATCAGTAGCACAACAAGATGGTGAGAATAATAATACTACTGTTCAAATTGGTGGTTCACATTTCATGTTCTTCCCCGGCAAGGGAAAATGGCCATATAGAAAGTGGCACTTGACCTATGGATTTGTCCATAATTACCCAATGAAGCACGCCGCTGCAGTGGTTCGAGCTTTCGATAAATGGGCAGCTAATTCGAAATTTACATTCTCCCTTGCCTGGAGAATACAAACAGCAGACattttattaagttttgaGAGAGGGGATCATGGAGATGGGAAACCGTTTGATGGAGAAGGGGGAATATTGGGACACGCGTTTGGGCCGATCGATGGGAGAGTGCATTTTGACGCAGATGAGCAGTGGGCCGAAATAGGTTCGCTTACGAACGAAAACTTTGATTTCGAGTCTGTGGCATTGCATGAGATAGGACATGCACTTGGTCTCGGCCATAGCATTTTTCCATCTGCCGTCATGTGGGCTAATATGGAGACTGGTGTCAACAAGACTGAATTGACTATTGATGATATTGAAGGCGTTCATGCTTTAAATGACCCTTAA